The DNA window CATCCCTTCCTGTATTCTGACCACACTGCCAGGGGCAAAGAAGAGCCTTCAGGAGAGGGCAGTTTGCAGGGGACAGTGGCTGCCCGATGGCCTTTGTCTCTTGCTGGCCACTTGTCCTGCTTGCAGAGCATGGCTCAAAATGTGGGAGAGAAGTGGCGCTGCCctggagcccagcactggggatgGGTCAGCAGGCAGATGGAGCCCCAGTCACTGTCCCCCTTGGAGCTCTGTCATCCCCCAGGGCttcccccagggctgcctgtgctgctcctccacagctGGACAAGTGTCTTGTccaggaggctgcagtgagggACAGGAGCATCAAGCTGACTAAAAGCCCAACCAACTGCATCCACCACATTCCCTTCGTGTGTGAGTGGAGGGGCATAAACACAGGAGGATATGAAATGAGGCAGGAGAGACTTTCCCTTAGTGAGCCCTCCCTGACTGTTCCTGATGGTTGCGTTGTCCCATATTTTGGAAGGCCCCCCACCCTGTGCCAGTCTGTGTGTCAGGCACAGTTGTTAAGAAAGGCCTTGTGACCCTTTTTCACCCAACCTGATGGATTTTGAGCCCTGGAGTTGTACTCCTTCAGATTGTGAgacaattggaaaaaaaaattaggaggaGACATCAGAGGCTGTGATGCAGAAGAACTTTATTGAGACTaaagagtaaaaagaaaggagCAGCCAGGGGAAGGGATCTGGTCTGAGGTGCAAGTAGGGCAATCATCAGCCGAGGTCCTTCCCTGGAAGATTTGTCCAGAGCCCTGAGGTCTTGCTGCTCCCCTTGTTGGGAGCAGCCCAGTGGAGGTGGCCGCTGGTGTGTGGCTTGTGAGAAGGTGTTTGCAGCAGAGGGGACTGGCCAGAGCAGAAGGGGcactggagagaaggaagggggagaaaaggaggagggagctgggccaTGTTTGCAGGCAGCGCGGGCTGGGCCCTTGGCTGCTTCCTTGGTTGGAGccctgagagcaggagctggaagtgcTGAGCCCATTGGACAGCCTTGGGATGGAGATGAATCCCTGTTCCATGTGGTGACTTGCAGGTGGTGGGTGGTTGGTGTTGGGGCAGTTGTTTGGGGCCTCAGCAGGTGCCGTAGCAGCCCCTGTTGCCGTAGCAGCCCAGGCCTCCCAGACCGTAGCCAAAGCCACGGCCATAGCCCAGGCCGTAGCCTGTGGCCCCAAAGCCGCCGGagatgggctgtccctggacgttgagctccgtgcccagggcagcccctgcggtGGATCCAACGAAGGAggtctgggggaaggaggtcatgatgggccctgggaaggtgacgcggacgggggagggctggatgaggacggtggagtcctggcactgcctgacacagggctcgttgcagctgttggccagcggggtgggTCCGCAGGGGCGGCAGAGGTCGTAGCAGGCCATGGGTGTG is part of the Chiroxiphia lanceolata isolate bChiLan1 chromosome 1, bChiLan1.pri, whole genome shotgun sequence genome and encodes:
- the LOC116793807 gene encoding feather keratin B-4-like; this translates as MACYDLCRPCGPTPLANSCNEPCVRQCQDSTVLIQPSPVRVTFPGPIMTSFPQTSFVGSTAGAALGTELNVQGQPISGGFGATGYGLGYGRGFGYGLGGLGCYGNRGCYGTC